A window of the Macaca nemestrina isolate mMacNem1 chromosome X, mMacNem.hap1, whole genome shotgun sequence genome harbors these coding sequences:
- the LOC105465871 gene encoding spindlin-2 isoform X2 — protein sequence MKTPNAQEAEGQQTRAAAGRATGSANMTKKKVSQKKQRGRPSSQPRRNIVGCRISHGWKEGDEPITQWKGTVLDQLLDDYKEGDLRIMPESNESPPTEREPGGVVDGLIGKHVEYTKEDGSKRIGMVTHQVEAKPSVYFIKFDDDFHIYVYDLVKKS from the exons ATGAAGACCCCCAACGCACAGGAAGCCGAAGGGCAACAAACCAGGGCAGCTGCAGGACGGGCCACTGGGTCTGCaaatatgacaaagaaaaaagtctCCCAAAAGAAGCAGAGAGGCAGACCTTCATCCCAGCCCCGCAGGAACATCGTGGGATGCAGAATTTCTCATGGATGGAAAGAAGGAGATGAGCCCATCACCCAGTGGAAAGGAACCGTTCTGGATCAG CTTCTAGATGATTATAAGGAAGGTGACCTCCGCATCATGCCAGAATCCAATGAGTCTCCTCCAACAGAGAGGGAGCCAGGAGGAGTTGTAGATGGCCTGATAGGTAAGCATGTGGAATATACCAAAGAAGATGGCTCCAAAAGGATTGGCATGGTCACTCACCAAGTGGAAGCCAAACCCTCTGTGTATTTCATCAAGTTTGATGACGATTTCCATATCTATGTCTATGATTTGGTGAAAAAGTCCTAA
- the LOC105465871 gene encoding spindlin-2 isoform X1, which yields MKTPNAQEAEGQQTRAAAGRATGSANMTKKKVSQKKQRGRPSSQPRRNIVGCRISHGWKEGDEPITQWKGTVLDQVPINPSLYLVKYDGIDCVYGLELHRDERVLSLKILSDRVASSHVSDANLANTIIGKAVEHMFEGEHGSKDEWRGMVLAQAPIMKAWFYITYEKDPVLYMYQLLDDYKEGDLRIMPESNESPPTEREPGGVVDGLIGKHVEYTKEDGSKRIGMVTHQVEAKPSVYFIKFDDDFHIYVYDLVKKS from the coding sequence ATGAAGACCCCCAACGCACAGGAAGCCGAAGGGCAACAAACCAGGGCAGCTGCAGGACGGGCCACTGGGTCTGCaaatatgacaaagaaaaaagtctCCCAAAAGAAGCAGAGAGGCAGACCTTCATCCCAGCCCCGCAGGAACATCGTGGGATGCAGAATTTCTCATGGATGGAAAGAAGGAGATGAGCCCATCACCCAGTGGAAAGGAACCGTTCTGGATCAGGTGCCTATAAATCCCTCTCTTTATCTGGTGAAATATGATGGAATTGACTGTGTTTATGGACTGGAACTTCACAGAGATGAAAGAGTTTTGTCTCTTAAAATTCTTTCTGACAGGGTGGCATCATCTCACGTTAGTGATGCCAACCTTGCAAATACCATAATTGGCAAAGCAGTGGAACACATGTTTGAGGGAGAGCATGGTTCTAAGGATGAATGGAGGGGTATGGTCTTAGCTCAAGCACCTATCATGAAAGCCTGGTTTTATATTACCTATGAGAAAGATCCTGTCTTGTACATGTACCAGCTTCTAGATGATTATAAGGAAGGTGACCTCCGCATCATGCCAGAATCCAATGAGTCTCCTCCAACAGAGAGGGAGCCAGGAGGAGTTGTAGATGGCCTGATAGGTAAGCATGTGGAATATACCAAAGAAGATGGCTCCAAAAGGATTGGCATGGTCACTCACCAAGTGGAAGCCAAACCCTCTGTGTATTTCATCAAGTTTGATGACGATTTCCATATCTATGTCTATGATTTGGTGAAAAAGTCCTAA
- the LOC105465873 gene encoding spindlin-2B isoform X2, whose protein sequence is MKGVRTGARQGFEAGMKTPNAQEAEGQQTRAAAGRATGSANMTKKKVSQKKQRGRPSSQPRRNIVGCRISHGWKEGDEPITQWKGTVLDQLLDDYKEGDLRIMPESNESPPTEREPGGVVDGLIGKHVEYTKEDGSKRIGMVIHQVEAKPSVYFIKFDDDFHIYVYDLVKKS, encoded by the exons ATGAAGGGGGTAAGAACGGGAGCCAGACAAGGATTTGAAG cAGGCATGAAGACCCCCAACGCACAGGAAGCCGAAGGGCAACAAACCAGGGCAGCTGCAGGACGGGCCACTGGGTCTGCAaacatgacaaagaaaaaagtctCCCAAAAGAAGCAGAGAGGCAGACCTTCATCCCAGCCCCGCAGGAACATCGTGGGATGCAGAATTTCTCATGGATGGAAAGAAGGAGATGAGCCCATCACCCAGTGGAAAGGAACCGTTCTGGATCAG CTTCTAGATGATTATAAGGAAGGTGACCTCCGCATCATGCCAGAATCCAATGAGTCTCCTCCAACAGAGAGGGAGCCAGGAGGAGTTGTAGATGGCCTGATAGGTAAGCATGTGGAATATACCAAAGAAGATGGCTCCAAAAGGATCGGCATGGTCATTCACCAAGTGGAAGCCAAACCCTCTGTGTATTTCATCAAGTTTGATGATGATTTCCATATCTATGTCTATGATTTGGTGAAAAAGTCCTAA
- the LOC105465873 gene encoding spindlin-2B isoform X3, producing the protein MKTPNAQEAEGQQTRAAAGRATGSANMTKKKVSQKKQRGRPSSQPRRNIVGCRISHGWKEGDEPITQWKGTVLDQLLDDYKEGDLRIMPESNESPPTEREPGGVVDGLIGKHVEYTKEDGSKRIGMVIHQVEAKPSVYFIKFDDDFHIYVYDLVKKS; encoded by the exons ATGAAGACCCCCAACGCACAGGAAGCCGAAGGGCAACAAACCAGGGCAGCTGCAGGACGGGCCACTGGGTCTGCAaacatgacaaagaaaaaagtctCCCAAAAGAAGCAGAGAGGCAGACCTTCATCCCAGCCCCGCAGGAACATCGTGGGATGCAGAATTTCTCATGGATGGAAAGAAGGAGATGAGCCCATCACCCAGTGGAAAGGAACCGTTCTGGATCAG CTTCTAGATGATTATAAGGAAGGTGACCTCCGCATCATGCCAGAATCCAATGAGTCTCCTCCAACAGAGAGGGAGCCAGGAGGAGTTGTAGATGGCCTGATAGGTAAGCATGTGGAATATACCAAAGAAGATGGCTCCAAAAGGATCGGCATGGTCATTCACCAAGTGGAAGCCAAACCCTCTGTGTATTTCATCAAGTTTGATGATGATTTCCATATCTATGTCTATGATTTGGTGAAAAAGTCCTAA
- the LOC105465873 gene encoding spindlin-2B isoform X1 gives MKTPNAQEAEGQQTRAAAGRATGSANMTKKKVSQKKQRGRPSSQPRRNIVGCRISHGWKEGDEPITQWKGTVLDQVPINPSLYLVKYDGIDCVYGLELHRDERVLSLKILSDRVASSHVSDANLANTIIGKAVEHMFEGEHGSKDEWRGMVLAQAPIMKAWFYITYEKDPVLYMYQLLDDYKEGDLRIMPESNESPPTEREPGGVVDGLIGKHVEYTKEDGSKRIGMVIHQVEAKPSVYFIKFDDDFHIYVYDLVKKS, from the coding sequence ATGAAGACCCCCAACGCACAGGAAGCCGAAGGGCAACAAACCAGGGCAGCTGCAGGACGGGCCACTGGGTCTGCAaacatgacaaagaaaaaagtctCCCAAAAGAAGCAGAGAGGCAGACCTTCATCCCAGCCCCGCAGGAACATCGTGGGATGCAGAATTTCTCATGGATGGAAAGAAGGAGATGAGCCCATCACCCAGTGGAAAGGAACCGTTCTGGATCAGGTGCCTATAAATCCCTCTCTTTATCTGGTGAAATATGATGGAATTGACTGTGTTTATGGACTGGAACTTCACAGAGATGAAAGAGTTTTGTCTCTTAAAATTCTTTCTGACAGGGTGGCATCATCTCACGTTAGTGATGCCAACCTTGCAAATACCATAATTGGCAAAGCAGTGGAACACATGTTTGAGGGAGAGCATGGTTCTAAGGATGAATGGAGGGGTATGGTCTTAGCTCAAGCACCTATCATGAAAGCCTGGTTTTATATTACCTATGAGAAAGATCCTGTCTTGTACATGTACCAGCTTCTAGATGATTATAAGGAAGGTGACCTCCGCATCATGCCAGAATCCAATGAGTCTCCTCCAACAGAGAGGGAGCCAGGAGGAGTTGTAGATGGCCTGATAGGTAAGCATGTGGAATATACCAAAGAAGATGGCTCCAAAAGGATCGGCATGGTCATTCACCAAGTGGAAGCCAAACCCTCTGTGTATTTCATCAAGTTTGATGATGATTTCCATATCTATGTCTATGATTTGGTGAAAAAGTCCTAA